One genomic segment of candidate division KSB1 bacterium includes these proteins:
- a CDS encoding sugar kinase: MALKIKPAHETEFDLLALGECMIRLSPPGHQRIELTPVFEAYAGGGEYNVAYALARYGLRTAWVSRLVDNPLGAFIRNHAQASGMNLSEVIWVPYDGVGRADRIGLNFTEVGIGVRPSVTLYDRGHSAASHMRRGEVDWHRLFSRRKVRWFHTGGIFTALSDSCAEVVAEAMQAAHEAGTVVSYDLNFRSKLWSSQRAIAVTKKLVPYVDVLIGNEEDFQKVLGFEVAGTDEQLKTLPVEGYKMMVEKVVTAYPHLGAVGTTLREVVSGLVNNWSAILYYDGQFYQSRRYEHLEIEDRVGGGDGFCSGFVYGLLHGLAPQECVEMGAAHGALLQSTRGDTSMVTLEEIKHVMAGGSARIKR; encoded by the coding sequence CGAATTCGATTTGCTGGCACTGGGTGAATGCATGATTCGGTTGAGCCCGCCCGGGCATCAGCGCATCGAGCTGACCCCGGTTTTCGAAGCCTATGCCGGCGGCGGGGAATACAACGTCGCCTATGCCCTGGCGCGCTATGGCCTGCGCACCGCCTGGGTGTCACGTCTGGTCGACAACCCGCTCGGTGCCTTCATCCGCAATCACGCCCAGGCCAGCGGCATGAATCTCAGTGAAGTGATTTGGGTGCCTTATGATGGGGTGGGCCGTGCCGACCGCATCGGCTTGAATTTCACCGAAGTCGGCATCGGCGTGCGGCCCAGCGTCACGTTGTACGATCGCGGCCATTCTGCCGCTTCGCACATGCGGCGCGGGGAAGTCGACTGGCACCGTCTCTTCAGCCGGCGCAAAGTGCGCTGGTTTCACACCGGCGGCATCTTCACGGCGTTGAGCGACAGTTGCGCCGAGGTCGTTGCCGAGGCCATGCAGGCGGCGCATGAAGCCGGCACGGTGGTGAGCTACGACCTCAATTTTCGCAGCAAGCTGTGGTCGAGTCAGCGTGCCATCGCAGTGACAAAAAAGCTGGTGCCCTATGTTGATGTGCTCATTGGCAATGAGGAGGATTTCCAGAAAGTGCTGGGCTTCGAGGTCGCAGGCACGGATGAACAGCTCAAGACGCTGCCGGTCGAAGGCTACAAGATGATGGTGGAAAAAGTCGTGACGGCTTACCCGCATCTCGGCGCGGTGGGCACCACGCTGCGCGAAGTGGTGAGCGGCCTGGTCAACAACTGGTCGGCGATCCTGTATTATGACGGACAGTTTTATCAATCACGACGCTATGAGCATCTCGAGATCGAAGATCGCGTCGGCGGCGGCGACGGGTTTTGCAGCGGTTTCGTGTACGGCCTGCTGCACGGCCTGGCGCCGCAGGAATGCGTGGAAATGGGCGCGGCGCACGGCGCGCTGCTGCAAAGCACGCGCGGCGACACCAGCATGGTGACGCTGGAGGAAATCAAACACGTGATGGCGGGGGGCAGCGCACGCATCAAACGTTGA